One Oncorhynchus keta strain PuntledgeMale-10-30-2019 chromosome 22, Oket_V2, whole genome shotgun sequence DNA window includes the following coding sequences:
- the LOC118401097 gene encoding ubiquitin-conjugating enzyme E2 N-like, protein MSGLPRRIIKETQRLMAEPVPGIKAEPDEGNARYFHVVIAGPQDSPFEGGTFKLELFLPEEYPMAAPKVRFMTKIYHPNVDKLGRICLDILKDKWSPALQIRTVLLSIQALLSAPNPDDPLANDVAEQWKSNEAQAIETARTWTRLYAQNNIEV, encoded by the exons ATGTCAGGACTGCCCCGTAGGATCATTAAG GAGACTCAGCGCTTGATGGCGGAGCCTGTCCCAGGCATCAAGGCGGAGCCTGACGAAGGTAACGCCCGCTACTTCCATGTGGTCATCGCCGGGCCCCAGGACTCGCCCTTTGAAGGCGGCACGTTTAAACTCGAACTCTTTCTTCCCGAGGAATACCCCATGGCAGCTCCAAAAGTACGCTTTATGACCAAAATATACCACCCCAACGTAGACAAGCTGGGAAGAATATGTCTAGACATATTGAAAG ataaatggtctccagCCTTACAGATCCGCACAGTCCTGCTATCAATCCAGGCATTACTAAGCGCTCCTAACCCTGATGATCCTCTAGCGAATGACGTTGCGGAGCAGTGGAAATCCAATGAAGCTCAAGCCATAGAGACAG CCCGGACATGGACCAGGCTTTACGCTCAGAACAACATAGAAGTGTAG
- the c1qtnf13 gene encoding complement C1q tumor necrosis factor-related protein 4: MHTLYQHMRTVEVAPCSNPWRMACLLGIFNFLGSVTPLHVAPVMTGLRSAFSATRTNSILGGTQNAVTFNKLLVNTGSDFNPDTGHFRCRIPGAYYLSFTLGKYPKKMLSVILVKNGQEVQAIAYDDYKKKGRKVQSQSVMISLRAMDTVWLMLQDSPQYALYSNAGPYITFTGYLVYPDISTTGYLNNRLSLSGQPYPNSNCPPPGDHMYGWSGSAEAPVEPRSAFSMARTSPVLGENGGGHQEKEPLTFDVEYVNIGGHFNKTSGRFTCRYPGAYYFAFTVGKHPRRAVSVKLMTGQGEVQAMVFDEDTSRRREMQSQSLLLSLHRGDNVWLYSQQDERYAVYSNQGRYTTFSGFLVYPDVEPTTTTSQDLDRTHF, encoded by the exons ATGCACACTCTGTACCAGCACATGAGAACAG TTGAGGTGGCACCATGTAGCAATCCCTGGCGCATGGCCTGTCTACTGGGCATTTTCAACTTCCTGGGGTCGGTCACACCCCTCCATGTGGCTCCCGTGATGACTGGCCTCCGCTCCGCCTTTTCAGCCACGCGGACCAATAGCATCCTGGGAGGCACTCAGAACGCTGTGACCTTCAACAAGCTCCTAGTCAACACAGGGAGTGATTTCAACCCAGACACGGGCCACTTCCGCTGCAGAATCCCTGGAGCCTATTACTTGTCCTTCACGTTGGGGAAATATCCCAAGAAGATGTTGTCTGTCATACTGGTGAAGAATGGGCAGGAAGTGCAGGCTATAGCTTATGACGATTACAAAAAGAAAGGGAGGAAGGTCCAGAGTCAAAGTGTCATGATCAGCCTGAGGGCCATGGACACAGTGTGGCTGATGCTGCAGGACAGTCCTCAGTATGCTCTATACAGCAACGCTGGACCTTACATCACCTTCACCGGTTACCTGGTGTACCCCGACATCTCCACCACTGGCTATCTCAACAACCGCCTATCTCTGTCAGGGCAGCCCTACCCCAACTCCAACTGTCCCCCTCCTGGAGACCACATGTACGGCTGGAGTGGTAGTGCTGAGGCCCCTGTGGAGCCTCGCTCTGCCTTCTCCATGGCCAGGACATCCCCGGTCCTGGGGGAGAATGGTGGCGGGCACCAGGAGAAGGAGCCTCTGACCTTTGATGTGGAGTACGTCAACATTGGAGGGCACTTTAACAAGACGTCGGGCCGCTTCACCTGCCGCTACCCTGGTGCCTACTACTTTGCCTTCACTGTGGGGAAGCACCCGCGCAGGGCAGTGTCAGTCAAGCTGATGACAGGCCAAGGCGAGGTGCAGGCCATGGTGTTTGACGAGGATACGTCCAGGAGGAGGGAGATGCAGAGCCAGAGTTTGCTGCTGTCGCTCCATAGGGGGGACAACGTGTGGCTCTACAGCCAGCAGGACGAGCGCTACGCCGTCTACAGCAACCAGGGACGCTACACCACCTTCTCAGGCTTCCTGGTCTACCCAGACGTTgagcccaccaccaccaccagccaggACCTGGACAGAACTCACTTCTGA